A genomic window from Canis lupus dingo isolate Sandy chromosome 13, ASM325472v2, whole genome shotgun sequence includes:
- the LOC112662072 gene encoding basic salivary proline-rich protein 1-like — MASAPKGLSTPPGHCSQMKRSTDEGRRHQDQQQGSPPRGPPTRWQQGPSPSQGPPTASPPGRLVSAANPGVQAAAAPQGPKTPSRHTRSAQTTTPVEENWSQKEAPVCTHPGKPACPPGPPPGALGKYLPPHGGSPRLPAPQPAPQPGSQGWGPPPASPHRQPPAQPTNVCGWATNAQSQVLGADAGTEGATPHQAPAPPPCPSQAQCGSASETLRPPRGRGGGQGAEGRSFSSVWLFQ; from the exons ATGGCCTCGGCCCCCAAGGGCCTCTCGACACCCCCAGGGCACTGCAGCCAGATGAAGAGGAGCACGGACGAAGGGAGGCGACACCAAGATCAGCAGCAGGGCTCCCCACCCCGGGGGCCCCCCACAAGATGGCAGCAgggcccctccccatcccagggGCCCCCCACAGCCTCACCTCCAGGCAGACTGGTCTCTGCCGCCAACCCCGGGGTACAGGCTGCTGCGGCCCCTCAGGGCCCCAAGACGCCCAGTCGGCACACCCGATCGGCCCAGACCACCACACCTGTGGAG gAGAACTGGAGCCAGAAGGAGGCTCCCGTCTGCACCCACCCCGGGAAGCCTGcctgcccccccggcccccctccgGGAGCTCTGGGCAAATACCTGCCGCCCCACGGGGGATCTCCCCGGCTGCCCGCCCCCCAGCCAGCCCCACAGCCGGGCAGCCAAGGCTGGGGCCCCCCTCCGGCATCTCCGCACCGCCAGCCCCCCGCTCAGCCCACCAACGTCTGCGGATGGGCGACTAACGCCCAGAGCCAGGTGCTGGGTGCGGATGCCGGCACGGAGGGAGCGACTCCCCACCaggccccggcccccccgccTTGTCCTTCCCAAGCCCAATGCGGCTCCGCTTCAGAGACGCTGCGCCCTCCGAGGGGCCGAGGTGGCGGGCAGGGGGCGGAGGGCAGGAGCTTTTCCTCCGTGTGGCTTTTCCAGTGA